Proteins encoded in a region of the Phaenicophaeus curvirostris isolate KB17595 chromosome 20, BPBGC_Pcur_1.0, whole genome shotgun sequence genome:
- the GOLGA2 gene encoding golgin subfamily A member 2 isoform X6 gives MADGSGSRQSRLAAAKKKLKEYQQKNNPGAAAGAKKKRKTKEGSRPETPTNDDQQPPENIQNILKVLVSDLNRSNGVAIPSLDKRKVYFDSDVATRNAEQLATDVPVLSNNNSLPSCGSVLPAPASMQLTQIHEAEDHKNTLDENRSFSSTESLRQLSEQLNGLVSQSTSYVNGETAVSPTNIKEMEKQQNQEAVNQLEKEKKEFEQKFSKEQAALREQLQVHIQTIGILVSEKSELQTALGHTQQAARQKSGEAESLAARLHSSRQRVSELERTLSSISMQQKQSEKHNKELVKERDNLKMELYKRSKSSEEIKQQNSELSEQVHSLVSKNSAMKLDIEDLHKKLEMAELMIQQFSNQGGSLDANQQLQMALEEKASLETQVAQLSESLQQLQIERDQYVEKLKEEQSIWQQRVQQLSEQIHTMAEEKEKHMAQIRELEANITELLSKSVKPMDIEPSSPPGPTAAELSLQEEIQRLQREREELNGQYQAQVRDNEQLSHLNQEQEERLLELEKTVQRYNEEAVDRQQILEDMQSDKATISRALSQNRELKEQLAELQNGFVRLTNENMEVTSALQSEQHVKKELAKKLGQLQENLGELKETLELKTQEARGLQEQRDQYYSHLQQYTVAYQQLSAEKEELHKQYLLQTQLMDRLQHEEVQGKVTVEMHLKELQQTKENLEAVAKENKELQAQISQLAADLDGRILHRLDGDGVESEAMDEEIQTSSFVIPEKFESHEEMVAFLTSAMSQVEKEREDMRQQLAAQKQQCRSLLQQIAALRQEQQHSLTLGRGSTVDTVPVEVHEALRTAMEKLQSRFTDLMREKADLKERLEELEHRCIQLSGETDTIGEYIALYQSQRAILKQRHQEKEEYISRLAQDKEEMKMKLLELQELVMRLVRERNEWYSKYVAAAQNPELLASQSENALPAERRIELNATDGEGLREVNLSDEAEHVAALHQSGFSPVDSKAAQPSPEDPTAKQIMQLLREIQNPQERLGSPLENPCIPFFYRADENDEVKIMVV, from the exons aTGGCGGACGGCAGCGGGAGCAGGCAGAGCCGGCTGGCGGCGGCCAAGAAGAAG ctgaagGAATATCAGCAGAAGAATAAccctggagcagctgcaggagctaAGAAGAAACGCAAAACTAAGGAAGGCAGTAGGCCTGAGACTCCCACCAACGATGACCAGCAGCCTCCAGAGAAC ATTCAGAACATTCTGAAGGTGCTGGTGTCAGACCTTAACCGCTCCAATGGGGTAGCCATACCCTCATTGGACAAGAGGAAG GTGTACTTTGACAGTGACGTTGCCACTCGTAATGCTGAACAGCTTGCTACTGATGTCCCTGTGCTATCTAACAACAACAGCCTACCTAGCTGTGGTTCTgttctgcctgctcctgcaagCATGCAGCTGACACAG ATTCATGAAGCTGAAGATCATAAAAATACTTTGGATGAGAACAG GTCTTTTTCGTCAACAGAAAGTCTCCGCCAGTTGTCCGAACAACTCAATGGCCTGGTTTCTCAG TCCACGTCGTATGTGAATGGTGAAACTGCAGTTTCTCCAACGAATATTAAAGAAATGGAA AAACAGCAGAACCAAGAAGCAGTGAATCAGCTGGAGAAG gaaaagaaggagTTTGAACAGAAATTTTCTAAGGAGCAAGCAGCACTGAGGGAACAGCTACAG GTTCATATCCAGACTATTGGAATTCTAGTTTCTGAGAAGTCTGAGTTGCAGACAGCCCTTGGACATACTCAGCAAGCTGCACGGCAGAAATCAG GAGAAGCCGAAAGCCTTGCTGCTCGCTTACATTCATCCCGCCAGAGGGTATCAGAGCTAGAACGTACTTTGTCCTCCATCTCTATGCAGCAGAAGCAGTCAGAGAAG caTAATAAAGAGTTGGTGAAGGAGCGAGACAACCTAAAAATGGAACTGTACAAACGAAG TAAAAGTAGTGAGGAAATAAAGCAGCAGAATTCGGAGCTGTCGGAGCAAGTCCACTCCCTGGTTTCCAAGAACTCGGCTATGAAATTGGATATAGAGGATTTGCATAAGAAACTGGAAATGGCTGAACTGATGATTCAACAG TTCTCAAATCAGGGCGGGAGTCTGGATGCAAACCAGCAGTTGCAGATGGCACTGGAGGAGAAGGCAAGCCTGGAAACCCAGGTTGCTCAG CTCTCAGAGTCACTTCAGCAGCTCCAGATAGAAAGAGATCAGTACGTAGAGAAACTGAAGGAGGAACAGAGCATTTGGCAGCAGCGGGTGCAGCAGCTCTCTGAGCAG ATCCACACGAtggcagaggagaaggagaagcacATGGCCCAAATTCGGGAGCTGGAAGCCAACATAACTGAGCTGTTGAGCAAATCAG TTAAGCCCATGGATATCGAGCCTTCCTCACCGCCAGGGCCCACAGCAGCTGAGCTGAGTCTGCAGGAAGAGATCCAGCGGCTGCAGCGAGAGAGGGAGGAACTGAACGGGCAGTACCAGGCCCAGGTCCGGGACAATGAGCAGCTAAGCCACCTCaaccaggagcaggaggagcggCTGCTGGAGCTCGAGAAGACTGTGCAGCGCTACAATGAGGAGGCTGTGGACAGACAGCAGATTCTGGAGGACATGCAGAGTGACAAGGCCACAATCAGTAGGGCACTGAGCCAAAATCGGGAGCTGAAGGAGCAGCTGGCTGAGCTGCAGAACGGGTTTGTCAGACTG ACAAATGAAAACATGGAGGTTACAAGTGCCCTACAGTCAGAGCAACACGTGAAGAAAGAGCTGGCCAAGAAGCTTGGGCAGCTGCAAGAGAACCTGGGGGAGCTCAAGGAGACG CTGGAACTGAAGACACAGGAGGCTcgggggctgcaggagcagcgGGACCAGTACTACAGCCACTTACAACAATACACCGTGGCGTACCAGCAGCTGTCTGCCGAGAAGGAGGAACTGCACAAACAGTACTTGCTGCAGACACAGCTGATGGATCGGCTGCAGCACGAGGAGGTTCAGGGGAAGGTGACAGTGGAAATGCACCTGAAAGAGCTGCAGCAGACCAAG GAAAATTTGGAAGCTGTagctaaggaaaacaaagagctgCAGGCCCAGATCAGCCAGTTAGCAGCAGACCTGGATGGCAGGATTTTGCACCGACTGGATG GAGATGGAGTTGAAAGTGAAGCAATGGACGAAGAAATCCAAACATCTTCATTTGTTATCCCAGAAAAGTTTGAAAGCCATGAAGAAATG GTCGCTTTCTTGACATCTGCCATGTCCCAAGTGGAGAAGGAGCGAGAAGACATGAGGCAGCAGCTGGCTgctcagaagcagcagtgcagAAGCCTCCTGCAGCAAATAGCAGCTCtgaggcaggagcagcagcacagcctcacGCTGGGCAGAG GTTCCACTGTGGATACTGTCCCAGTGGAAGTTCATGAGGCTTTGAGAACTGCCATGGAGAAGCTACAG TCCCGTTTTACAGACCTGATGCGTGAGAAAGCTGACCTGAAGGAACGGCTGGAAGAGTTAGAACATCGCTGCATACAGCTGTCTGGGGAAACGGACACCATCG GGGAGTATATTGCGTTATACCAGAGTCAAAGGGCTATCCTCAAGCAGCGACACCAGGAGAAAGAGGAGTACATCAGCAGATTGGCTCAGGATAAGGAAGAGATGAAG ATGAAACTACTGGAACTGCAGGAGTTGGTGATGCGCCTGGTCAGGGAAAGAAATGAATGGTACAGCAAGTATGTAGCAGCGGCTCAAAACCCAGAGCTGTTGGCAAGCCAGAGCGAAAACGCGCTCCCAGCGGAGAGGCGCATTGAACTGAACGCTACTGATGGAGAAG
- the GOLGA2 gene encoding golgin subfamily A member 2 isoform X5, with protein MADGSGSRQSRLAAAKKKLKEYQQKNNPGAAAGAKKKRKTKEGSRPETPTNDDQQPPENIQNILKVLVSDLNRSNGVAIPSLDKRKIHEAEDHKNTLDENRSFSSTESLRQLSEQLNGLVSQSTSYVNGETAVSPTNIKEMETRYQELAVALDSSNLTNKQLVTKIEELKQQNQEAVNQLEKEKKEFEQKFSKEQAALREQLQVHIQTIGILVSEKSELQTALGHTQQAARQKSGEAESLAARLHSSRQRVSELERTLSSISMQQKQSEKHNKELVKERDNLKMELYKRSKSSEEIKQQNSELSEQVHSLVSKNSAMKLDIEDLHKKLEMAELMIQQFSNQGGSLDANQQLQMALEEKASLETQVAQLSESLQQLQIERDQYVEKLKEEQSIWQQRVQQLSEQIHTMAEEKEKHMAQIRELEANITELLSKSAVKPMDIEPSSPPGPTAAELSLQEEIQRLQREREELNGQYQAQVRDNEQLSHLNQEQEERLLELEKTVQRYNEEAVDRQQILEDMQSDKATISRALSQNRELKEQLAELQNGFVRLTNENMEVTSALQSEQHVKKELAKKLGQLQENLGELKETLELKTQEARGLQEQRDQYYSHLQQYTVAYQQLSAEKEELHKQYLLQTQLMDRLQHEEVQGKVTVEMHLKELQQTKENLEAVAKENKELQAQISQLAADLDGRILHRLDGDGVESEAMDEEIQTSSFVIPEKFESHEEMVAFLTSAMSQVEKEREDMRQQLAAQKQQCRSLLQQIAALRQEQQHSLTLGRGSTVDTVPVEVHEALRTAMEKLQSRFTDLMREKADLKERLEELEHRCIQLSGETDTIGEYIALYQSQRAILKQRHQEKEEYISRLAQDKEEMKMKLLELQELVMRLVRERNEWYSKYVAAAQNPELLASQSENALPAERRIELNATDGEGLREVNLSDEAEHVAALHQSGFSPVDSKAAQPSPEDPTAKQIMQLLREIQNPQERLGSPLENPCIPFFYRADENDEVKIMVV; from the exons aTGGCGGACGGCAGCGGGAGCAGGCAGAGCCGGCTGGCGGCGGCCAAGAAGAAG ctgaagGAATATCAGCAGAAGAATAAccctggagcagctgcaggagctaAGAAGAAACGCAAAACTAAGGAAGGCAGTAGGCCTGAGACTCCCACCAACGATGACCAGCAGCCTCCAGAGAAC ATTCAGAACATTCTGAAGGTGCTGGTGTCAGACCTTAACCGCTCCAATGGGGTAGCCATACCCTCATTGGACAAGAGGAAG ATTCATGAAGCTGAAGATCATAAAAATACTTTGGATGAGAACAG GTCTTTTTCGTCAACAGAAAGTCTCCGCCAGTTGTCCGAACAACTCAATGGCCTGGTTTCTCAG TCCACGTCGTATGTGAATGGTGAAACTGCAGTTTCTCCAACGAATATTAAAGAAATGGAA ACACGTTACCAGGAGCTGGCAGTAGCCCTGGATTCCAGCAATCTAACTAACAAACAGCTCGTTACAAAGATAGAGGAATTG AAACAGCAGAACCAAGAAGCAGTGAATCAGCTGGAGAAG gaaaagaaggagTTTGAACAGAAATTTTCTAAGGAGCAAGCAGCACTGAGGGAACAGCTACAG GTTCATATCCAGACTATTGGAATTCTAGTTTCTGAGAAGTCTGAGTTGCAGACAGCCCTTGGACATACTCAGCAAGCTGCACGGCAGAAATCAG GAGAAGCCGAAAGCCTTGCTGCTCGCTTACATTCATCCCGCCAGAGGGTATCAGAGCTAGAACGTACTTTGTCCTCCATCTCTATGCAGCAGAAGCAGTCAGAGAAG caTAATAAAGAGTTGGTGAAGGAGCGAGACAACCTAAAAATGGAACTGTACAAACGAAG TAAAAGTAGTGAGGAAATAAAGCAGCAGAATTCGGAGCTGTCGGAGCAAGTCCACTCCCTGGTTTCCAAGAACTCGGCTATGAAATTGGATATAGAGGATTTGCATAAGAAACTGGAAATGGCTGAACTGATGATTCAACAG TTCTCAAATCAGGGCGGGAGTCTGGATGCAAACCAGCAGTTGCAGATGGCACTGGAGGAGAAGGCAAGCCTGGAAACCCAGGTTGCTCAG CTCTCAGAGTCACTTCAGCAGCTCCAGATAGAAAGAGATCAGTACGTAGAGAAACTGAAGGAGGAACAGAGCATTTGGCAGCAGCGGGTGCAGCAGCTCTCTGAGCAG ATCCACACGAtggcagaggagaaggagaagcacATGGCCCAAATTCGGGAGCTGGAAGCCAACATAACTGAGCTGTTGAGCAAATCAG CAGTTAAGCCCATGGATATCGAGCCTTCCTCACCGCCAGGGCCCACAGCAGCTGAGCTGAGTCTGCAGGAAGAGATCCAGCGGCTGCAGCGAGAGAGGGAGGAACTGAACGGGCAGTACCAGGCCCAGGTCCGGGACAATGAGCAGCTAAGCCACCTCaaccaggagcaggaggagcggCTGCTGGAGCTCGAGAAGACTGTGCAGCGCTACAATGAGGAGGCTGTGGACAGACAGCAGATTCTGGAGGACATGCAGAGTGACAAGGCCACAATCAGTAGGGCACTGAGCCAAAATCGGGAGCTGAAGGAGCAGCTGGCTGAGCTGCAGAACGGGTTTGTCAGACTG ACAAATGAAAACATGGAGGTTACAAGTGCCCTACAGTCAGAGCAACACGTGAAGAAAGAGCTGGCCAAGAAGCTTGGGCAGCTGCAAGAGAACCTGGGGGAGCTCAAGGAGACG CTGGAACTGAAGACACAGGAGGCTcgggggctgcaggagcagcgGGACCAGTACTACAGCCACTTACAACAATACACCGTGGCGTACCAGCAGCTGTCTGCCGAGAAGGAGGAACTGCACAAACAGTACTTGCTGCAGACACAGCTGATGGATCGGCTGCAGCACGAGGAGGTTCAGGGGAAGGTGACAGTGGAAATGCACCTGAAAGAGCTGCAGCAGACCAAG GAAAATTTGGAAGCTGTagctaaggaaaacaaagagctgCAGGCCCAGATCAGCCAGTTAGCAGCAGACCTGGATGGCAGGATTTTGCACCGACTGGATG GAGATGGAGTTGAAAGTGAAGCAATGGACGAAGAAATCCAAACATCTTCATTTGTTATCCCAGAAAAGTTTGAAAGCCATGAAGAAATG GTCGCTTTCTTGACATCTGCCATGTCCCAAGTGGAGAAGGAGCGAGAAGACATGAGGCAGCAGCTGGCTgctcagaagcagcagtgcagAAGCCTCCTGCAGCAAATAGCAGCTCtgaggcaggagcagcagcacagcctcacGCTGGGCAGAG GTTCCACTGTGGATACTGTCCCAGTGGAAGTTCATGAGGCTTTGAGAACTGCCATGGAGAAGCTACAG TCCCGTTTTACAGACCTGATGCGTGAGAAAGCTGACCTGAAGGAACGGCTGGAAGAGTTAGAACATCGCTGCATACAGCTGTCTGGGGAAACGGACACCATCG GGGAGTATATTGCGTTATACCAGAGTCAAAGGGCTATCCTCAAGCAGCGACACCAGGAGAAAGAGGAGTACATCAGCAGATTGGCTCAGGATAAGGAAGAGATGAAG ATGAAACTACTGGAACTGCAGGAGTTGGTGATGCGCCTGGTCAGGGAAAGAAATGAATGGTACAGCAAGTATGTAGCAGCGGCTCAAAACCCAGAGCTGTTGGCAAGCCAGAGCGAAAACGCGCTCCCAGCGGAGAGGCGCATTGAACTGAACGCTACTGATGGAGAAG
- the GOLGA2 gene encoding golgin subfamily A member 2 isoform X3 produces MADGSGSRQSRLAAAKKKLKEYQQKNNPGAAAGAKKKRKTKEGSRPETPTNDDQQPPENVYFDSDVATRNAEQLATDVPVLSNNNSLPSCGSVLPAPASMQLTQIHEAEDHKNTLDENRSFSSTESLRQLSEQLNGLVSQSTSYVNGETAVSPTNIKEMETRYQELAVALDSSNLTNKQLVTKIEELKQQNQEAVNQLEKEKKEFEQKFSKEQAALREQLQVHIQTIGILVSEKSELQTALGHTQQAARQKSGEAESLAARLHSSRQRVSELERTLSSISMQQKQSEKHNKELVKERDNLKMELYKRSKSSEEIKQQNSELSEQVHSLVSKNSAMKLDIEDLHKKLEMAELMIQQFSNQGGSLDANQQLQMALEEKASLETQVAQLSESLQQLQIERDQYVEKLKEEQSIWQQRVQQLSEQIHTMAEEKEKHMAQIRELEANITELLSKSAVKPMDIEPSSPPGPTAAELSLQEEIQRLQREREELNGQYQAQVRDNEQLSHLNQEQEERLLELEKTVQRYNEEAVDRQQILEDMQSDKATISRALSQNRELKEQLAELQNGFVRLTNENMEVTSALQSEQHVKKELAKKLGQLQENLGELKETLELKTQEARGLQEQRDQYYSHLQQYTVAYQQLSAEKEELHKQYLLQTQLMDRLQHEEVQGKVTVEMHLKELQQTKENLEAVAKENKELQAQISQLAADLDGRILHRLDGDGVESEAMDEEIQTSSFVIPEKFESHEEMVAFLTSAMSQVEKEREDMRQQLAAQKQQCRSLLQQIAALRQEQQHSLTLGRGSTVDTVPVEVHEALRTAMEKLQSRFTDLMREKADLKERLEELEHRCIQLSGETDTIGEYIALYQSQRAILKQRHQEKEEYISRLAQDKEEMKMKLLELQELVMRLVRERNEWYSKYVAAAQNPELLASQSENALPAERRIELNATDGEGLREVNLSDEAEHVAALHQSGFSPVDSKAAQPSPEDPTAKQIMQLLREIQNPQERLGSPLENPCIPFFYRADENDEVKIMVV; encoded by the exons aTGGCGGACGGCAGCGGGAGCAGGCAGAGCCGGCTGGCGGCGGCCAAGAAGAAG ctgaagGAATATCAGCAGAAGAATAAccctggagcagctgcaggagctaAGAAGAAACGCAAAACTAAGGAAGGCAGTAGGCCTGAGACTCCCACCAACGATGACCAGCAGCCTCCAGAGAAC GTGTACTTTGACAGTGACGTTGCCACTCGTAATGCTGAACAGCTTGCTACTGATGTCCCTGTGCTATCTAACAACAACAGCCTACCTAGCTGTGGTTCTgttctgcctgctcctgcaagCATGCAGCTGACACAG ATTCATGAAGCTGAAGATCATAAAAATACTTTGGATGAGAACAG GTCTTTTTCGTCAACAGAAAGTCTCCGCCAGTTGTCCGAACAACTCAATGGCCTGGTTTCTCAG TCCACGTCGTATGTGAATGGTGAAACTGCAGTTTCTCCAACGAATATTAAAGAAATGGAA ACACGTTACCAGGAGCTGGCAGTAGCCCTGGATTCCAGCAATCTAACTAACAAACAGCTCGTTACAAAGATAGAGGAATTG AAACAGCAGAACCAAGAAGCAGTGAATCAGCTGGAGAAG gaaaagaaggagTTTGAACAGAAATTTTCTAAGGAGCAAGCAGCACTGAGGGAACAGCTACAG GTTCATATCCAGACTATTGGAATTCTAGTTTCTGAGAAGTCTGAGTTGCAGACAGCCCTTGGACATACTCAGCAAGCTGCACGGCAGAAATCAG GAGAAGCCGAAAGCCTTGCTGCTCGCTTACATTCATCCCGCCAGAGGGTATCAGAGCTAGAACGTACTTTGTCCTCCATCTCTATGCAGCAGAAGCAGTCAGAGAAG caTAATAAAGAGTTGGTGAAGGAGCGAGACAACCTAAAAATGGAACTGTACAAACGAAG TAAAAGTAGTGAGGAAATAAAGCAGCAGAATTCGGAGCTGTCGGAGCAAGTCCACTCCCTGGTTTCCAAGAACTCGGCTATGAAATTGGATATAGAGGATTTGCATAAGAAACTGGAAATGGCTGAACTGATGATTCAACAG TTCTCAAATCAGGGCGGGAGTCTGGATGCAAACCAGCAGTTGCAGATGGCACTGGAGGAGAAGGCAAGCCTGGAAACCCAGGTTGCTCAG CTCTCAGAGTCACTTCAGCAGCTCCAGATAGAAAGAGATCAGTACGTAGAGAAACTGAAGGAGGAACAGAGCATTTGGCAGCAGCGGGTGCAGCAGCTCTCTGAGCAG ATCCACACGAtggcagaggagaaggagaagcacATGGCCCAAATTCGGGAGCTGGAAGCCAACATAACTGAGCTGTTGAGCAAATCAG CAGTTAAGCCCATGGATATCGAGCCTTCCTCACCGCCAGGGCCCACAGCAGCTGAGCTGAGTCTGCAGGAAGAGATCCAGCGGCTGCAGCGAGAGAGGGAGGAACTGAACGGGCAGTACCAGGCCCAGGTCCGGGACAATGAGCAGCTAAGCCACCTCaaccaggagcaggaggagcggCTGCTGGAGCTCGAGAAGACTGTGCAGCGCTACAATGAGGAGGCTGTGGACAGACAGCAGATTCTGGAGGACATGCAGAGTGACAAGGCCACAATCAGTAGGGCACTGAGCCAAAATCGGGAGCTGAAGGAGCAGCTGGCTGAGCTGCAGAACGGGTTTGTCAGACTG ACAAATGAAAACATGGAGGTTACAAGTGCCCTACAGTCAGAGCAACACGTGAAGAAAGAGCTGGCCAAGAAGCTTGGGCAGCTGCAAGAGAACCTGGGGGAGCTCAAGGAGACG CTGGAACTGAAGACACAGGAGGCTcgggggctgcaggagcagcgGGACCAGTACTACAGCCACTTACAACAATACACCGTGGCGTACCAGCAGCTGTCTGCCGAGAAGGAGGAACTGCACAAACAGTACTTGCTGCAGACACAGCTGATGGATCGGCTGCAGCACGAGGAGGTTCAGGGGAAGGTGACAGTGGAAATGCACCTGAAAGAGCTGCAGCAGACCAAG GAAAATTTGGAAGCTGTagctaaggaaaacaaagagctgCAGGCCCAGATCAGCCAGTTAGCAGCAGACCTGGATGGCAGGATTTTGCACCGACTGGATG GAGATGGAGTTGAAAGTGAAGCAATGGACGAAGAAATCCAAACATCTTCATTTGTTATCCCAGAAAAGTTTGAAAGCCATGAAGAAATG GTCGCTTTCTTGACATCTGCCATGTCCCAAGTGGAGAAGGAGCGAGAAGACATGAGGCAGCAGCTGGCTgctcagaagcagcagtgcagAAGCCTCCTGCAGCAAATAGCAGCTCtgaggcaggagcagcagcacagcctcacGCTGGGCAGAG GTTCCACTGTGGATACTGTCCCAGTGGAAGTTCATGAGGCTTTGAGAACTGCCATGGAGAAGCTACAG TCCCGTTTTACAGACCTGATGCGTGAGAAAGCTGACCTGAAGGAACGGCTGGAAGAGTTAGAACATCGCTGCATACAGCTGTCTGGGGAAACGGACACCATCG GGGAGTATATTGCGTTATACCAGAGTCAAAGGGCTATCCTCAAGCAGCGACACCAGGAGAAAGAGGAGTACATCAGCAGATTGGCTCAGGATAAGGAAGAGATGAAG ATGAAACTACTGGAACTGCAGGAGTTGGTGATGCGCCTGGTCAGGGAAAGAAATGAATGGTACAGCAAGTATGTAGCAGCGGCTCAAAACCCAGAGCTGTTGGCAAGCCAGAGCGAAAACGCGCTCCCAGCGGAGAGGCGCATTGAACTGAACGCTACTGATGGAGAAG